The Phycisphaeraceae bacterium genome has a window encoding:
- a CDS encoding phosphoribosyltransferase: MMFRDRTDAGRRLGSVLAGREYINPIVLGLPRGGVVVAAEVARALRAPLDVLVVRKIGAPRQPEFAIGAVTDGGEPVILLQPDAVALTGVTDAEAAQLAQQQLALVRERERRYRAGRPAEPIVGRTVIVVDDGVATGATFLAAVECLKARRPGRVVVAAPVASAEAARLLESKADEVVILDLPPRFQAVGQFYADFGEVTDEDVLAILAGHGALHPGH, encoded by the coding sequence ATGATGTTCAGGGACCGGACCGATGCCGGGCGTCGGCTGGGCTCGGTGCTCGCCGGGCGGGAATACATCAATCCGATCGTGCTGGGCCTGCCGCGCGGTGGGGTGGTGGTGGCGGCGGAAGTGGCCCGCGCTCTGCGTGCGCCGTTGGATGTGCTGGTGGTGCGCAAGATCGGCGCGCCGCGTCAACCCGAGTTCGCCATCGGCGCGGTGACGGATGGGGGAGAGCCGGTCATCCTGCTCCAGCCGGACGCGGTGGCGCTGACGGGCGTGACGGACGCTGAAGCGGCGCAGCTGGCGCAGCAGCAGCTGGCCCTGGTGCGGGAGCGTGAACGACGCTATCGGGCCGGTCGCCCCGCCGAGCCGATCGTGGGTCGAACGGTCATCGTGGTGGATGACGGCGTCGCCACGGGGGCGACGTTCCTGGCGGCGGTGGAGTGCCTGAAAGCCCGCCGGCCGGGTCGGGTGGTGGTCGCCGCGCCGGTGGCATCCGCCGAGGCGGCCCGCCTGCTTGAGTCGAAGGCCGACGAGGTGGTGATCCTCGATCTTCCGCCGCGATTCCAGGCCGTGGGTCAGTTCTACGCGGACTTCGGCGAAGTGACGGATGAGGACGTGCTGGCGATTCTCGCCGGGCATGGCGCGCTGCATCCGGGCCACTGA
- a CDS encoding iron-sulfur cluster assembly accessory protein, with the protein MPVTVTETAAREIFHIIEQQGLDAEKVRLRVGVKGGGCAGFSYILDLTEAQKDTDDLWEYTFTRRPARAVAAGMNGGGQGGTAVAEGGEAESFTIRVICDPKSYLYLNGTVIDFKDEVMGRGFVFNNPNQTSSCGCGSSFSA; encoded by the coding sequence ATGCCTGTCACCGTCACCGAAACCGCCGCACGCGAAATCTTCCACATCATCGAGCAGCAGGGGCTGGATGCGGAGAAGGTTCGGCTGCGCGTGGGGGTGAAGGGCGGCGGGTGCGCCGGCTTCTCCTACATCCTCGACCTGACCGAAGCCCAGAAGGACACCGATGACCTCTGGGAGTACACCTTCACGCGCAGGCCCGCCCGCGCGGTCGCCGCGGGAATGAACGGCGGCGGTCAGGGCGGGACAGCCGTCGCGGAGGGCGGGGAAGCGGAGTCCTTCACCATCCGCGTCATCTGCGACCCCAAGAGCTACCTCTACCTCAACGGCACCGTGATCGACTTCAAGGACGAAGTGATGGGGCGCGGCTTCGTGTTCAACAACCCCAACCAGACCAGTTCGTGCGGTTGCGGGTCGTCGTTCTCGGCATGA
- a CDS encoding PAS domain S-box protein, with protein MPPAPLPDNEADRLSALLALNMLDSPREADFDDLTALAAHLCDAPIAVISLVDSNRQWFKSCQGLDVSQTPRGVSFCAYAILNPAEPLIVPDATLDPRFADSPLVTGDPGIRFYAGIPLVLSTGEAIGSLCVIDRRPRTIDERRVAMLRVVAHQVTAQMELRRNMAALERQDEALRQSEERHRAIIDTALDAVITIDERGRITGWNREAERMFGYRSSEVLGSTLDEKIIPPAHRSAHREGLRRYLETGEQRVLNRRIELTAIDRTGREFPVELAICHAGRGDHHFFSAFLRDISERKRGVEALRKAMLEAQAANRAKSDFLANMSHEIRTPMTAILGYADLLRSPDLAPAEHADHLQTIRRNGEHLLQILNDILDLSKIESGRMEIEHVPVDVSAVLGDVMSLMRLRATEKRLTLRLDYETPIPSAILGDPTRLRQILLNLVGNAVKFTDSGSVTVTARLDEHEPGGPWLELIVADTGIGMTVEQIGRLFQPFTQGDETMTRRFGGTGLGLTICHRLALGMGGSLEVASTPNRGSTFTLRVPTGPIQNVPRVTAPADGVLADSDPKPDSVCCGEQPPRVLLAEDGPDNQRLIAHILRRAGCEVTIANNGREAVEAVTRCWGADRLTAPPFDLILMDMQMPELDGYGAARELRRRGYPGRIVALTAHAMSDDRARCLAAGCDDYAPKPIDRAALIALVRPPVRSTSSTSSQTASTT; from the coding sequence ATGCCCCCAGCACCATTGCCCGACAACGAGGCGGACCGCCTCAGCGCTCTCCTGGCGCTCAACATGCTCGACTCGCCCCGAGAGGCCGACTTCGACGACCTGACCGCGCTGGCGGCTCACCTGTGCGACGCGCCGATCGCGGTCATTTCGCTGGTCGATTCCAACCGGCAGTGGTTCAAGTCCTGCCAGGGTCTCGATGTCAGCCAGACGCCCCGGGGGGTGTCGTTCTGCGCGTATGCGATCCTGAACCCCGCCGAGCCGCTGATCGTCCCCGACGCAACCCTCGACCCGCGCTTCGCCGACAGTCCGCTTGTCACCGGCGACCCGGGCATCCGCTTCTACGCGGGCATTCCGCTGGTGCTCTCCACCGGCGAGGCGATCGGCAGTCTGTGCGTGATTGATCGCCGACCTCGCACCATCGACGAGCGCCGCGTGGCCATGCTGCGCGTCGTGGCGCACCAGGTAACGGCGCAGATGGAGCTGCGGCGCAACATGGCGGCGCTGGAGCGCCAGGACGAGGCCCTGCGCCAGAGCGAGGAGCGCCACCGGGCCATCATCGACACCGCACTGGACGCCGTCATCACCATCGACGAGCGCGGACGCATCACCGGCTGGAACCGCGAGGCCGAGCGCATGTTCGGCTACAGGTCGTCCGAGGTGCTCGGGAGCACGCTGGACGAGAAGATCATCCCCCCCGCGCATCGGTCGGCCCACCGCGAGGGACTCAGACGCTACCTCGAAACAGGCGAGCAACGAGTCCTGAATCGACGCATCGAGTTGACCGCCATCGACCGGACGGGCCGTGAGTTTCCCGTCGAACTGGCGATCTGCCACGCCGGGCGGGGCGATCATCACTTCTTCAGCGCGTTTCTGCGCGACATCAGCGAACGCAAGCGCGGCGTCGAAGCCCTCCGCAAGGCCATGCTCGAAGCCCAGGCGGCCAACCGGGCCAAGAGCGACTTCCTGGCCAACATGAGCCACGAGATCCGCACGCCCATGACCGCCATCCTGGGCTACGCCGACCTGCTCCGGTCGCCCGATCTCGCCCCCGCGGAGCACGCCGATCATCTGCAGACGATCCGGCGCAACGGCGAGCACCTGCTGCAGATTCTCAACGACATCCTTGACCTCTCCAAGATCGAGTCGGGACGCATGGAGATCGAACACGTCCCGGTGGACGTATCCGCCGTGCTGGGCGACGTGATGTCGCTGATGCGACTTCGCGCCACCGAAAAGCGGCTGACCCTGCGGCTCGACTATGAGACGCCGATTCCTTCGGCGATCCTCGGCGATCCCACGCGGCTGCGGCAGATTCTGCTCAACCTGGTCGGCAACGCCGTCAAGTTCACCGATTCCGGGTCGGTCACCGTCACGGCGCGTCTCGATGAGCACGAGCCCGGCGGGCCGTGGCTGGAACTGATCGTCGCCGACACCGGCATCGGCATGACCGTGGAGCAGATCGGCCGCCTCTTCCAGCCCTTCACCCAGGGCGATGAGACCATGACCCGGCGCTTCGGGGGCACGGGACTGGGACTGACCATCTGCCACCGCCTGGCCCTGGGAATGGGCGGCTCGCTCGAGGTCGCCAGCACGCCGAACCGGGGATCAACCTTCACCCTTCGCGTGCCCACCGGACCCATCCAGAACGTCCCCCGCGTCACCGCCCCGGCGGACGGCGTGCTCGCGGACAGCGATCCCAAACCGGATTCGGTGTGCTGCGGCGAGCAACCCCCGCGCGTGCTGCTGGCCGAGGATGGCCCCGACAACCAGCGGCTCATCGCTCACATTCTGCGCCGGGCCGGATGCGAGGTGACAATCGCCAACAACGGACGAGAAGCAGTCGAGGCGGTCACGCGCTGCTGGGGCGCCGACCGCCTGACCGCACCCCCCTTCGACCTCATCCTGATGGACATGCAGATGCCCGAACTTGACGGGTACGGCGCCGCGCGGGAGCTTCGTCGACGGGGCTATCCGGGACGCATCGTCGCCCTGACCGCGCACGCCATGTCCGACGACCGGGCCAGGTGCCTGGCGGCGGGGTGCGACGACTACGCGCCCAAGCCCATCGACCGGGCCGCGCTCATCGCTCTGGTGCGGCCGCCCGTTCGATCCACATCGAGCACATCTTCACAAACCGCCTCCACGACCTGA
- a CDS encoding response regulator — translation MDRLWLQNVDFLLFVVVCASATTLAVWWLRHRRVGAPARWTIALLGVATMLAAWPATSVMKQIESTRLSRLVRGLAPTYARELERLGHALIGPDTSPEDTSYLAMIEAQKRWTVANGVVADIYTFRRLPDERIVLVVDSETDYDGDGLFIDDREQRTAIYEEYPETSDALERAFLGESTFDDVPYTDRWGTWVSAFEPIYDDQGRVEAVLGVDYPAEDWLSHIALARLGAMGLLLTVFITVTSGIVVVTGARASLRKRLEAEDRVRASEQRLRAFVDAAPECVKILSRDARLIEMNPAGLRMIGAERLEQVIGVSAFPLIAERDRERFRRFHEAVCAGEGGRLEYEIVGLDGQQRWMETSAVPLINPASGEVEHVAVTRDVTQRRRIEEDRRRLLRNLNERVKELTAMQSVRAALDDAGEDEMEALRAIAAILPPAFQHAERCAARLSIGERVIETPGYSDRSPALSAASLLDDGRLLRVSVSCATDPDGSSDDGFIDEEQALLDYVASHVKHHLDHRQALRALAESERFARGALDGLSSHIAILDGDGTIIAVNRQWRNFAESNHGLGQRVGEGVNYLDICDRAAAGGVEEAARAADAIRRIARGESDFFQIEYPCHSPHEKRWFLMRLTRFAGEGPVRLVVAHLNITDRKRAEEELQRAKEAAEAANQAKSEFLANMSHEIRTPMTAILGFAGLLLDEDHTPEDRRSHLHTIRRNGEHLLEIINDILDISKLEAGRMTLELVPTNLIGVVRDVVTLLRNRAANKSLDLRAEFDGAIPDVVRTDPTRLRQILVNLVSNAIKFTERGGIRIVVSAERQEAASPMLRFDVIDTGIGIDPDVLPRLFVPFQQADNTTTRRFGGTGLGLSICRRLATMLGGSITVESTPGRGSTFTVRASLHAMPETHWIENPVIHEADPATPTETRASSKAMAASPGRRLLLAEDGPDNQRLIRHLLARAGHRVDVASDGGQAVDMALAALHAGHPYDALLMDMQMPVIDGYEATQRLRQAGYDRPIVGLTAHAMTGDRQKCLDAGCDDYLAKPVNPDHLLTVIGLVCAAPADTRGGFR, via the coding sequence ATGGACCGACTCTGGCTCCAGAATGTTGACTTCCTGCTGTTCGTGGTGGTGTGCGCGTCGGCCACCACCCTGGCGGTCTGGTGGCTGCGTCATCGGCGCGTCGGCGCTCCCGCCCGGTGGACCATCGCCCTGCTGGGGGTGGCGACGATGCTCGCCGCGTGGCCGGCCACGTCGGTGATGAAACAGATCGAATCCACGCGCCTCTCGCGGCTGGTGCGCGGCCTGGCGCCGACCTACGCCCGTGAACTGGAGCGCCTGGGGCACGCCCTGATCGGACCGGATACGTCGCCCGAAGACACCTCGTATCTCGCCATGATCGAGGCCCAGAAGCGATGGACCGTCGCCAACGGTGTCGTCGCCGACATCTACACATTCCGGCGCCTGCCCGATGAACGCATCGTGCTTGTCGTCGATTCCGAGACGGACTACGACGGCGACGGGCTCTTCATCGACGATCGCGAGCAACGGACCGCGATCTACGAGGAGTACCCCGAAACCAGCGATGCGCTGGAGCGTGCCTTCCTCGGTGAATCGACGTTCGACGACGTGCCGTACACCGACCGCTGGGGCACGTGGGTCAGCGCATTCGAACCGATCTACGACGACCAGGGGCGGGTCGAGGCGGTGCTGGGCGTGGACTACCCGGCGGAGGACTGGCTCAGCCACATCGCACTGGCGCGCCTGGGGGCCATGGGGCTGCTGCTGACGGTCTTCATCACCGTCACGTCCGGCATCGTGGTGGTGACGGGGGCGCGGGCCTCGCTGCGCAAGCGACTGGAGGCCGAGGATCGCGTGCGCGCCAGCGAGCAGCGGCTGCGCGCCTTCGTGGACGCCGCCCCGGAATGCGTGAAGATCCTGTCGCGCGACGCTCGCCTGATCGAGATGAACCCCGCCGGTCTCCGCATGATCGGCGCCGAGCGGCTGGAGCAGGTCATCGGCGTCAGCGCCTTTCCGCTGATCGCTGAGCGCGACCGCGAGCGGTTCCGGCGCTTCCACGAAGCGGTCTGCGCCGGGGAGGGCGGGCGCCTTGAGTATGAGATCGTCGGGCTCGACGGCCAGCAGCGCTGGATGGAGACCTCCGCCGTGCCGCTCATCAACCCCGCCTCCGGCGAGGTCGAGCACGTGGCGGTGACGCGCGACGTGACCCAGCGCCGACGCATCGAGGAGGACCGCCGGCGGCTGCTTCGGAACCTGAACGAGCGCGTCAAGGAGCTCACCGCCATGCAGAGCGTGCGGGCGGCGCTGGATGACGCCGGCGAGGACGAGATGGAGGCGCTTCGCGCCATCGCCGCCATTCTCCCGCCCGCCTTCCAGCACGCCGAACGATGCGCGGCGCGGCTCTCCATCGGCGAGCGGGTCATCGAGACCCCCGGATACTCCGATCGCTCACCCGCCCTCTCCGCAGCGTCGCTCCTCGATGACGGGCGGCTGCTGCGCGTGTCGGTGTCGTGCGCGACCGACCCGGACGGATCATCCGACGACGGCTTCATCGACGAGGAGCAGGCGCTTCTCGATTACGTGGCCAGCCACGTCAAGCATCACCTGGATCACCGGCAGGCCCTGCGGGCGCTGGCCGAGTCGGAGCGATTCGCACGCGGCGCGCTGGACGGGCTTTCCTCCCACATCGCCATCCTCGACGGGGATGGAACGATCATCGCGGTCAACCGCCAGTGGCGGAACTTCGCCGAGTCCAACCACGGCCTGGGCCAGCGCGTGGGCGAGGGGGTCAATTATCTCGATATCTGCGACCGCGCCGCCGCTGGCGGCGTCGAGGAGGCCGCCAGGGCCGCCGACGCCATCCGGCGCATCGCGCGAGGCGAGAGCGACTTCTTCCAGATTGAATACCCCTGCCATTCCCCGCATGAGAAGCGATGGTTCCTGATGCGCCTCACCCGCTTCGCGGGCGAGGGTCCGGTGCGCCTGGTGGTGGCTCACCTGAATATCACCGACCGCAAGCGCGCCGAGGAGGAGCTGCAGCGCGCCAAGGAGGCCGCCGAGGCCGCCAACCAGGCCAAGAGCGAGTTCCTCGCCAACATGAGCCACGAGATCCGCACGCCCATGACCGCCATCCTGGGCTTCGCCGGGCTGCTGCTCGACGAGGACCACACCCCCGAGGACCGACGCTCCCACCTGCACACCATTCGGCGCAACGGCGAGCACCTGCTGGAGATCATCAACGACATCCTCGACATCTCCAAGCTCGAGGCGGGACGCATGACCCTGGAGCTGGTGCCCACCAACCTGATCGGCGTGGTGCGCGACGTGGTCACCCTGCTGCGAAACCGGGCCGCGAACAAATCGCTCGACCTGCGCGCCGAGTTTGACGGCGCCATCCCCGACGTGGTCCGCACCGACCCCACGCGGCTGCGGCAGATCCTGGTCAACCTCGTCAGCAACGCCATCAAGTTCACCGAGCGGGGCGGCATCCGGATCGTCGTGAGCGCGGAGAGGCAGGAGGCCGCCTCACCGATGCTGCGGTTTGACGTAATCGACACCGGCATTGGCATTGACCCCGACGTCCTGCCGCGCCTTTTCGTGCCATTCCAGCAGGCGGACAACACCACCACCAGGCGCTTCGGCGGCACGGGGCTTGGGCTGTCCATCTGCCGACGCCTGGCGACCATGCTGGGCGGCTCCATCACCGTCGAATCCACGCCTGGCAGGGGGAGCACCTTCACCGTCCGCGCGTCGCTGCACGCCATGCCCGAAACACACTGGATCGAGAACCCCGTCATCCACGAGGCCGACCCCGCCACCCCGACTGAGACCCGGGCGTCATCGAAGGCGATGGCCGCGTCACCCGGACGGCGCCTTCTGCTGGCCGAGGACGGACCTGACAACCAGCGGCTCATCCGTCACCTGCTTGCTCGGGCGGGTCATCGCGTGGACGTGGCCTCGGACGGAGGTCAGGCCGTGGACATGGCGCTGGCGGCTCTGCACGCGGGCCATCCATATGACGCGCTTCTCATGGACATGCAGATGCCCGTGATCGACGGTTATGAAGCGACCCAACGCCTCCGACAGGCGGGCTATGACCGCCCCATCGTGGGTCTGACCGCTCATGCCATGACGGGCGATCGCCAGAAGTGCCTTGACGCCGGGTGCGATGACTACCTCGCCAAGCCGGTCAACCCGGATCATCTGCTGACGGTGATCGGGCTCGTGTGCGCCGCGCCAGCCGACACGCGGGGCGGGTTCCGTTGA